One genomic segment of Oncorhynchus kisutch isolate 150728-3 linkage group LG15, Okis_V2, whole genome shotgun sequence includes these proteins:
- the LOC109904896 gene encoding olfactory receptor 10J1-like, with protein sequence MTNTMANVSLPLEFNVSLFSDFLIHGGELGLKEIYTDLAIFLLVVYIMVLIGNAMIITLVLLDSKLHTPMYIFLCNLSLTDIVITTSVLPKMISVCLWNDVSISFAGCFLQMYIYLTFQTAEGFLLCAMAYDRYVAICNPLRYNSIMTIKVCVILASTAWALGLILPALNVILASQLPFCSNQIIYWFCDYPPIVTLSCLDTTLLIDLALACALFVMYVPFTVIIWSYCNIIKSVCKIATSEGRKKAFSTCSSHLIVVLTFYIAHSCVYISAKSYHIHPNVLILISIVNCILTPLVNPLVYSFRNKQIKDSVLKLLFSNKVIP encoded by the exons ATGACCAATACAATGGCAA ATGTTTCTCTACCACTGGAGTTCAACGTGAGCCTGTTTTCAGATTTCCTGATACATGGAGGGGAGCTGGGTCTCAAGGAGATCTACACAGACTTGGCCATCTTTCTTCTTGTGGTATACATTATGGTCCTCATCGGCAACGCCATGATCATCACTCTGGTGTTGCTCGACTCCAAACTTCACACACCAATGTATATTTTCCTCTGTAATCTGTCTCTCACAGATATAGTGATAACCACCAGCGTTTTACCTAAAATGATATCAGTGTGTTTGTGGAATGATGTGTCCATTTCATTTGCAGGTTGCTTCTTGCAGATGTATATCTATTTGACATTCCAAACTGCAGAGGGATTTCTCCTATGTGCTATGGCCTACGACCGCTATGTTGCTATCTGCAATCCTTTACGCTACAACAGCATCATGACAATCAAAGTATGTGTGATCCTGGCCTCAACAGCATGGGCTTTGGGGTTAATTCTTCCAGCATTGAATGTCATTCTTGCATCACAACTACCTTTCTGTAGTAATCAGATAATATATTGGTTTTGTGATTATCCTCCGATTGTTACATTGTCTTGTTTGGACACAACACTGTTGATAGATCTAGCCCTCGCATGTGCTTTATTTGTGATGTATGTTCCATTCACTGTCATAATTTGGTCATATTGTAATATCATCAAATCTGTTTGCAAAATTGCCACATCTGAAGGGCGGAAAAAAGCTTTCTCTACCTGCTCCTCTCATCTCATTGTTGTCCTTACCTTCTACATTGCTCATTCATGTGTCTACATCAGTGCTAAATCATATCATATTCATCCAAATGTTCTCATCCTTATATCTATTGTCAACTGTATTTTAACTCCTCTTGTGAACCCACTTGTTTACAGTTTCAGGAACAAACAGATCAAGGATTCTGTCCTGAAACTCTTGTTCTCCAATAAAGTTATTCCATAA